One Deltaproteobacteria bacterium genomic window, AACGGCTTCCCTTCAACAGCGGGGGCATGGGTATGAAACCGTCTGGTAAATGCCTCGGTCACGGTCGGTGTCAACCGGACCTTTGGCAATGTTGTCTTCACCGGAGCTACCGACCGCTTTGACCGGGGAAACGTTTCTGATTCCATGGCATCCGCCAGCGTGATGAACTGCTGGGATATGTGCTGGTAGGGATTGTAAAGCACCGGGCAATTGATGAAATCCCCCCGGTAGAGACCTTCCTGGGTGTGCCTGTGAAAGCCTACGCGTACAGGCGCGCCGCTCAGATATGAGAGCATGCTGCTGATCCGGTGGAAAAGCTCACAATCGATGGACACATCAAATTTCTGGCGGCGCAGTTCAATCACCACCCGTATAATGCCCACGAACAATCTGGCTGGGGAAGAGGGATCGATGGTGTAAATGTTTTCATTGGGAACAACTTCCATGATCTCCATGATCTCCCTGTTCTCTTTAAACTGCAGTACACTGATGGCTGCTTTCGGATACCTCGATTTCAGGAGTTGAAACATCGGGTGGGCCAGTACCAGGCTACCCATCTCGGACAGCAGGATAACGAGAATTTTCCGGGTGTTCCGTGGGGTTGTCTTTGCTTGACGGCTGAAACAGAACAGGGAGAGGACCCGGCACAGGATTGCCCCTATAACCTGGTCAATTTTGCGCTGCAGTTTAACATTCATGGATAATTTCAACTACATGAACCCGTATACCAAGTCAAGTGAATTAACCGGCATGCTTTTGTTTTTCAAACTTTTCACTTGACCTGGCAATAAATCCCATTATGATAAATCAATTTTTCGAATGGATTTCCATGCTGCCGAAAATGCGGATTGAACCATGCGTTTGCGGTTGAAAAGCTTGGGACGCTTGATGCGTGCAGCCAACGGAAACAACGCCATGGAAAAACAACCAGAGTCCCATGCCCGGGAAGCACCGTTAGGCGAGGATAAAAGCCTCAAGCAGAAAATGTGGAGCTGGCCGACCTATGCCAGCATCGCCGTCTCCATCGTCATTCTTTCCATCCTCGTGTCCATGCTGGACATCAAAGAAATCTGGCGTGAATTCGAAGCCGCCGACAAGTTCTACATCCTCATCGCGGCACTCTCCCACTATGCCACATACCTGGTGCGGGGTATGCGTTGGCGAAATTGCCTGACACGCTTCAATCTTAAAGACGGCTCGTTGAGATTTTCCCTGTTGGTATTCTTTTATAATTTTGTAGACAACGTGGTTCCCGCCAAATTCGGAGATCTCTACGCTTCCCACATGGCACGCATCAACTTCGGTGTCAGACGCTCGGCCGCCATCGGGTCAATCGTTTTTCTGAGAATGATCGACGCCTGGGTATTGCTGATCCTGGCAGGGGTGTCGTCCTGGATCCTGTTTGCCGCCAAACTGCCGAACTCGGTGCTCTGGAGTCTGATCCTTGGCATTGCCATAGCCGTGGGTGCAACTTCGATTATCCTGGTTTTCTTTTTCTTTAAAAAGTCCATCCCCGGCTTCTTACCCGAAAAGGTCGTTGAGATGATTAAATCTTTTCAAGATGGTATGTGGCCTCAACCCGAAAGGCTGATTCTGATCGCCGGTCTCACCGTGGTTATCTGGATGCTGGAATCGCTGTGGATCTTCTTTCTGTGCATGGCCTTCGGGTTCCGGTTGTCAGTGGTCGAGCTCGTTTTCCTGACCATGATTCCCCTGCTGGCCACCTCTTTTCCATTTACCCCTTCCGGGACCGGGGTGGTCGAACTGACCCTGTTCAGTTGTTTGCGGCTTGTGGGTGCTGTTTCGCCGGTGGCGGCCTCCATCACCGTTGTCAACCGGTTCATCGATTTCTGGCTCCACATCGGTCTGGGGCTGGTGGTGTTCGCCTTTCGGCGGATGTTGAACCTGCGCACCTGGCGCGAGGTGCCCATGAAAACGGACAACCTGTCCAGCAGGCCCCCCCAGACACCAAACGTTCAGGAAGGTTCGGAACTATTGACTCGGGTGGAGCCGTGACCTATTTTCATGCTCTCGAGATCGAGGCAGCCGGACACGACGCCTTGCCACGAGATCCAGAAAAGCGAGTCTTACGATAATCCGCGCGCAGTCCAAGGCCTGTAATCGGTCGATAGAAAACGCGTCGCTAATGTAAAGAGAGGTCGAAGCATGACACTAATAGGAAGCGTACCCCGGCGGGCAGTAAACCTGGCACCGGGAACCTTGAGAACCCTCATCAGACACCTGCCGGGCAGCAAGGCCCAGCAGGGGCCCTCCATCGAAGCATTCTATCAGGCTTTCGGCCAATGGCTCGGCACCCCGCATGTATTCGGTGCCGCCTCGGGCCGTTC contains:
- a CDS encoding glycosyltransferase family 9 protein produces the protein MNVKLQRKIDQVIGAILCRVLSLFCFSRQAKTTPRNTRKILVILLSEMGSLVLAHPMFQLLKSRYPKAAISVLQFKENREIMEIMEVVPNENIYTIDPSSPARLFVGIIRVVIELRRQKFDVSIDCELFHRISSMLSYLSGAPVRVGFHRHTQEGLYRGDFINCPVLYNPYQHISQQFITLADAMESETFPRSKRSVAPVKTTLPKVRLTPTVTEAFTRRFHTHAPAVEGKPLVLLYPSGGLLPIRAWPLESYCRLADKLLQAGCAVGIIGMKEDRHLAQTIQAHCRHKDCIDLTGFTRTLRELMILFHLASLLITNDGGPGQFSAMTPIKTIIFFGPETPVLYGPLSDNAVVFHSSLSCSPCLSAYNHRNSPCDGDNVCLTSIGVQQVLAKALDMLNFQPAARGES
- a CDS encoding flippase-like domain-containing protein yields the protein MEKQPESHAREAPLGEDKSLKQKMWSWPTYASIAVSIVILSILVSMLDIKEIWREFEAADKFYILIAALSHYATYLVRGMRWRNCLTRFNLKDGSLRFSLLVFFYNFVDNVVPAKFGDLYASHMARINFGVRRSAAIGSIVFLRMIDAWVLLILAGVSSWILFAAKLPNSVLWSLILGIAIAVGATSIILVFFFFKKSIPGFLPEKVVEMIKSFQDGMWPQPERLILIAGLTVVIWMLESLWIFFLCMAFGFRLSVVELVFLTMIPLLATSFPFTPSGTGVVELTLFSCLRLVGAVSPVAASITVVNRFIDFWLHIGLGLVVFAFRRMLNLRTWREVPMKTDNLSSRPPQTPNVQEGSELLTRVEP